Genomic DNA from Vanrija pseudolonga chromosome 3, complete sequence:
TCCATCGGCCTGCCAGGCCCAAAACCCGCCGTGTGGAAcccgcaggcgcaggcgaggcagcagcgcccGCTCTGGCGGTGGGCGATGAAGCGCCCCCCACCCGAAGAGGGGATAACTATCAGCGTGAACGGCAGTGGCAGCTCCGCGGAGCCGttcgcgcgcgaggtcgccaTTGCCGGCTggcaggtcgtcggcgggaaAGACTTTGTCGCCACtgcccgcgtcggcgcgtacGTCGTGTACGAGATTGAGATCGACCTGCGGAACGGCTCCAAGGTGACCATTTTGAGGAGGTATACCGAGTTTGTCCGCCTCCACAAGGCGCTGTGCCGTGCTTTTCCTGTGAGTGGTGCTGGGGCGGAGGGAGCGCTGACGGGCAGCATTTGAAGCAGACCATACCGCCGTTGCCCGGCAAGAACCACATGTGTGAGTTGGGTTGTGGTTGGTGTCCGCTGACTCGCCCTAGCCAAGTTCCAGCCAGAGTTCCTTGAAGAACGAAGACCCCGCCTCCAGCGCTTCATCCGCACCGTCATGCTCCATCCAGAAATGGGTGTCGGCGGTAACGACTCGGTCGTGGGCCAGTGGGTCCTTGGCACCGAATCACAATAGAGCTGTCATCTTGCTTGTTGTACCCAGACTGCACTTGTACTAGCCCTGTATAATTACATCTTGCTATCATCTTGCCATTGCCTTGTACTTGTCTACGTGCCTCACGTGCTCacctcgctcgtcgtcgttcggcTCCAACCCACCTACACCTTGCCAGCGAAGAACGGGTGCAGaagcgcctcgcgcggcgaAATACGCCTCACGGGGTCCAACTGCAGGCACTTGTCAAGCAGGTCAACAAACGCCTGCAGCTGCttcagctcgtcctccttcaTCTTGGCCTGCACCGACGAGTGTGGCATGATTCTGGAGCGCAGGTCGCGGGTGGCCTTGCTGATCGTGAGGGTCTTGACAACGTCGGCACCCGTGATGCGGTCCTTCTCAATGCTGATAAAGTTGTTGTTCTCGTCAAAGTGCATGTTGCCCAACGACGACTTCTTGATCATGCGGTGCGGGATCTTGCCCTTGGTCTCCATCATGAGCAACAGCATGTGGTTGTTGCTCCGGCCAGGGAAGAGGATCTTGCCGGTGTAGAGTTCGAACAGGGTGCAGCCGATAGCCCACATGTCGATGGCAAAGTCGTATGGCAGGCCGAGGACTAAAAAGTGTAAGCATTGGTACGAGCGACACCCTGTCACACTTACTGATCTCGGGAGCTCGGTAGAATCGCGAGACGAGATAAGGcgtcacctcgccctcgctcacATCCGCCGCAGTGCCCAGGTCACACACCTTGAGAACTGACTTGTTCTCAGACACCAGCACGTTGTCGGGCTTGATATCCGCATGAACAATGTTGACCTTGCGCATGAGGGACAGCGCAAGAAGCATTTGGTGGGCATACGCACGCACAGCACGCATGTTGAGGCCGACGTCCTTGCCGAAGCGCTTGATCACGTCGCGCAGGTTCATGCTCATGCTCTCGGTGACAATCGCCAGGTGGCCCTTGTGCTCAAACGTCCGCTCCATCCGAACAATGTGCTTCTtgtcctcggggtcggcgtcgttgagAAGCTTGAGAATCTGAGCCTCCTTGCGGCCGGCGACGTACATGCTCTCCTGCGAGCGCATGAGCTTGATGGCGACTTCCTTGCCGACAACATCCTGTCTCCGCTCCTGACCGACAGCCTTGAggaccttgg
This window encodes:
- the YPT35 gene encoding PX domain-containing protein YPT35; amino-acid sequence: MEWHCMPPPPPQDKMSEPTQGLQRPTPPTRSSSTLEMLPPSPSPELADLPSDEEEDVQPSAPSTSTGLRRLVEICAPARPHSPGPKSKISLAESVASSIGLPGPKPAVWNPQAQARQQRPLWRWAMKRPPPEEGITISVNGSGSSAEPFAREVAIAGWQVVGGKDFVATARVGAYVVYEIEIDLRNGSKVTILRRYTEFVRLHKALCRAFPHLKQTIPPLPGKNHMSKFQPEFLEERRPRLQRFIRTVMLHPEMGVGGNDSVVGQWVLGTESQ